ttttccgtaccatttttcaaatgatgttttgccatcaatagcagcagatggtagacgattaatgaggtgacatgcatatgtaattgcctcagcccaaaattctttgcccaagccagcattggacaacatacaccgtaccttctccagcaaggtccggttcatacgttctgccactccattctgttgtggtgtatgtctaacagtgaagtgtcggacgatgccatcattttcacagaccttattgaaatgatcatttttgtattcacctccattgtctgtgcgaatacacttgatcctcctgcctgtttgattctccaccatcgtcttccatttgagaaaaattcccagcacttcatctttgtttttcattgtatacacccacactcttcgagaaaaatcatcaacaaaggttacaaaatagtgcttcccacccaatgaaggtgttttggaaggaccccaaacatcagagtgtacataatccaaaatgcctttagtattatggatcgttgtaccaaatttaacccttgtctgtttccctttgacacaatgctcacaaaactccaagttgcaagcctttactccttttaacaatccttgatctgatagagttttcaaggattttcctccagcatgtcccaagcgcatgtgccatagcttggttgcttctgcctctttgtcgtcactggatgttactgtcgctgtcccaataactgtactgccacgatagcggtacatattattattcttccgattagccttcattaccactagtgcaccggagcatactctcatcactccattttctgcaatgattttgaacccttttgattctagggctcccacagagatgagattcttctttaaatccggtacatatcgaacatctatcaatgttctgatcattccatcatggttccttaatcgtattgaaccaatgccatatgaggtaagagggctgttatccgctgtgtggatgactccatattctccttcttgaaattccatgaaccagtccctgttgggacacatatgatagctacaagccgagtccatcaaccatatgtctgatgatgttgatgactctgttgtaactaatgagaagtctgaatcatcacaatcagctacatttgaatccataatggcctttccattgttatgtttggccttattcttcaacttcggacagtctttcttccagtgccctttttctcgacaaaaggcacattcatctttgctgggtctggatcttgacttggatcttcccttctttgtcctcgtttgattttgaggacgacccctcacaaatagtgcttctccttctccgcccttctgtttttctcgctttctttgttcatagctgtacaaagccgaacaaacttctctgagagaaacttcgtcatttccatggagtagagtagtttcaaggtgctcgtactcatcaggaagtgacgccaacaacatcaaggccaagtcaccatcatcataagttgtatccatattttgcaaatctgtaaccaacttattgaaactggtgatatgttcattcatcgtggtaccaggaacataggtgaagtgaaacagtctcttcttcatgtacaatttattttgactgtttttcttcaaaaatttatcctccagtgtttccataatttacttgcagaagtttcctttgtgtatggatatttctgctctctagcaaggtatgatcgaatggtaccgcaagcaacacggttgataattctccaatcttcttctccaataacatctggtttcttttcttcaatggccagatctagcccttgttgaaaaaggacatctagaacctcgccttgccacatcccaaaatgtccggacccgtcaaatatttcgaccgcaaatttcgcatttgacacaattcttgtcataagcgaagatgccaatgatgacgtattgttgacacttgatgtagattcttcttgtttattgtctcccatctttgacacaaatattatttaatagctgacgacacaaatcaagattatttcctttctggtgtggaagatcagactaagctgcaaccacagagcatactcagacagaaccttgactcagttaccaagataaatcttttctgatgtggaagatcagactatgctgcaaccacagagcatacttagacagtaccttggctctgataccaattgttgcggaagccaaatgtatagagtgtgaataagtcacaactactatacctttggcttccgcaacaattggtatcagagccaaggtactgtctaagtatgctctgtggttgcagcatagtctgatcttccacatcagaaaagatttatcttggtaactgagtcaaggttctgtctgagtatgctctgtggttgcagcttagtctgatcttccacaccagaaaggaaataatcttgatttgtgtcgtcagctattaaataatatttgtgtcaaagatgggagacaataaacaagaagaatctacatcaagtgtcaacaatacgtcatcattggcatcttcgcttatgacaagaattgtgtcaaatgcgaaatttgcggtcgaaatatttgacgggtccggacattttgggatgtggcaatgcgaggttctagatgtcctttttcaacaagggctagatctggccattgaagaaaagaaaccagatgttattggagaagaagattggagaattatcaaccgtgttgctaaTCTTGGTAGGGAGCGCTTTCATCGAATGGAGTCTATACGACCCGAATTCgaatatagtcgggctccaattCTAATACCGGACACGGGACAAAAAAaaactccttatttattaattactcagATTTGGCCAGTTGTTTTGCCCAGTCGGCTTTATCTATTTTTGATTCTTTAGACATTTTCCTTATTAAGCCCTCTCTTTCTGAGTCTTTTCACCAGTCATGACATAGTCAATAATCCAATCCTTACCCTTATCTACCTCGTTTCTTGCCACTCTACCCCTAAAACCCATATATAAATATAACCTAAAGATGACAAATTTAATCATTTAAACCAAATAGAGACACTTTATCAGCACaacagaagaagaagagagttaaaATTTGGATGGAGAAACCAACCAAGTCAAAGAAAAATATGATCTTGAAATTATTGCCAAAAGCAGCAGCTGCTGCTGTTATATTCCAAAATCCTCCATTTAGTCCAGGTAGAGAAAAAAGATTATCACATCTTCATCATAATCACAAAGGATTTTCTGGTCCTATTTTAATTCCAGTAGAAGCTAGATCAAGAAAgtcaaataatgaaacaactcaAGAACCAACTTCACCAAAAGTTTCATGCATTGGTCAAATCAaacaaaggaagaagaaaatgattaaAACACCAAAGCCAGTGGAGAAAAATTCAGTTTCTTCTTTAGTTGAGAGTAATAAGAAGAAATCAAGATCCAGTTTTAGGAATATTTTTCAAAGAGGTGGGAGAAAATCTGATGCTTGTAATTCAGCTGAAAATAATATTTCTAGTGATATTCAAAATAGAGTACCTTGTAATTTGAGTCAAATGAAAAAATTTGCTAGTGGTCGTGAAAGTAGTTTGTCAAATTTTGATTGGAAAAATGTGCAAATTACACCAGAAGATCATAGGAAATGTTATTCAGATGATGATAGATCAGAATATtgtgatgaagatgaagatgaagatgaagaagaagaggtAATTATTCCATTTTCAGCTCCAATATTAGTAGGTAGTAGTAGAGATAAACCAAATTTTCCATTGGAGCCAAAGAAGGAAATTAATTTATGGAAAAGGAGAACCATGACCAAACCAAATCCTCTCCAATTGATGAAAAAATAAGGTTACATACTATACGTTGTGTATAATTTTCTTTCATTAATTTGTTGTTCTTGATTCATTTCAGTTTAAATTTAGTTCACATATGAAGTTGTAATGTAAATTATGTTGCTccgaatttttcaaaaatttcgacTTCCCCCGTCaaatcttttaaaattaaatggtATATGACATGGATGCTATATATGACGTTTTTGAAGAATTCGAGCAACAAATTAAGATTGTAAATCAAATACTGCCATTTAGTATTACAAGTGTGTTTTGTTGaactcttgtatatattcatattaTGATTCTATGATCCTTGTGGCCAGGAGCGTAAGGGGTTCATGTGAATCCTTTTAGGGTAGAATAAAGTATGTATATACACTACTCTTTCCAGATTTTACTTGTGGGTTTTtactggatttgttgttgttattgtatataATAGATGATGAACTTCCTTAGTGAAAATCTTGCCCCGTCAACAGAGgcgaaatcaggatttgaaacTTGTGGGTTTGAGATTCTAGTTTGTTTATGTTACTAAATTCTAAATTAacaatttatacatatttaataaattttttaatacaaatatataatttggacCAAAGTTACTGAATTCAGCCGACCTGCGTGTCGTgggctagctccgcccctgatGTCAATGCTTGGGGCCATGTTATTGATTCAAAATTGGAACAAAGTCGTCTACCGATATGATTCGACTAAGGAAAATAGGTTACAAGAAAAGATAAAAGATAAGCTGTTTAAATAAGACACGCAAGATACATGGATTTTCACATCTATCTACAAAAAAAATTGGTTGGTGGCAACCGCAATTACGCGGTCTCTGTCCAGGAGCCGAATAAGCAGCAATAATTGAATTTTGACCATAAATTCAAATATATCCCCTTGTTCTTTAATGTAGAGCAGATAGTTGGTTGAacaatttaagttatatatatatatatatacaaactaaTTTACTTTTATCATTCATTAT
The nucleotide sequence above comes from Nicotiana tabacum cultivar K326 chromosome 12, ASM71507v2, whole genome shotgun sequence. Encoded proteins:
- the LOC107812779 gene encoding uncharacterized protein At1g76070, with product MEKPTKSKKNMILKLLPKAAAAAVIFQNPPFSPGREKRLSHLHHNHKGFSGPILIPVEARSRKSNNETTQEPTSPKVSCIGQIKQRKKKMIKTPKPVEKNSVSSLVESNKKKSRSSFRNIFQRGGRKSDACNSAENNISSDIQNRVPCNLSQMKKFASGRESSLSNFDWKNVQITPEDHRKCYSDDDRSEYCDEDEDEDEEEEVIIPFSAPILVGSSRDKPNFPLEPKKEINLWKRRTMTKPNPLQLMKK